In Crinalium epipsammum PCC 9333, the following are encoded in one genomic region:
- a CDS encoding lysozyme inhibitor LprI family protein — protein MLKKSIVVTILLATGYLSVPAVSIEAAPPEKIAQKINCNAPSSGVEEKYCAGLAYEAVDKRLNQVYRQLTSKLAGTEKQRLVEAQLAWIKYRDKNCDFETYSSRNGTGYSVFLRECLQRITQQRINDLKQYVAER, from the coding sequence ATGTTAAAGAAGTCAATTGTAGTAACTATATTATTAGCTACTGGGTATTTATCAGTACCAGCAGTATCAATAGAAGCTGCACCACCAGAAAAAATTGCTCAAAAAATTAACTGCAATGCTCCAAGCAGTGGCGTAGAAGAAAAATACTGCGCTGGTCTAGCTTATGAAGCAGTAGATAAACGCCTCAATCAAGTTTATCGACAATTAACATCTAAGCTAGCAGGAACTGAAAAACAGCGTTTAGTTGAAGCTCAATTAGCTTGGATTAAATACCGAGATAAAAATTGCGATTTTGAAACTTATTCCTCAAGAAACGGCACAGGTTACTCAGTCTTTTTACGTGAATGTTTACAACGTATTACTCAACAGCGCATAAATGATTTAAAACAATATGTTGCTGAAAGATAA